From Senegalia massiliensis, a single genomic window includes:
- a CDS encoding glycosyltransferase family 4 protein, which produces MKILLINHFPLEGSGSGVYTRNLAIELTKRGNEVRVIFPENEKPREEIFEQRPIYFKGLNSTDWDLDYDFPCFTSHPRSMNTYYDLNDEQMKNYIDIFLKRVKEEVDDFNPDIIHAQHLWIAPFAASKTKVPYVVTAHGTDLKGFKKDSRYHKYALEGARNASKIITISKQVDSEVKSLYGVNDEDTEIVMNGYDEELFKPMNLDRKKILNNFGVNTSPDYIVSFAGKLTHFKGVDVLVKAAKTYNNSIEGKTVATLIAGNGELYSELVELKDRLSIKNLFFLGHVSQKKLVDLYNIADVSTVPSRVEPFGLVAIEALGCGTPVVVTNQGGLVDFINDDVGTLIDVDDDMELASAIKNELTRNDKEERSKRCYKYAKENFSWKNTLDNLEKIYGGVKK; this is translated from the coding sequence ATGAAGATATTATTAATTAATCACTTTCCCCTTGAAGGTTCTGGAAGTGGTGTATATACAAGAAATTTAGCAATAGAACTTACTAAAAGAGGAAATGAAGTGAGAGTAATATTTCCAGAAAATGAAAAACCAAGAGAAGAAATATTTGAACAAAGACCAATATATTTTAAAGGTTTAAATAGTACTGATTGGGATTTAGATTATGATTTTCCATGCTTTACATCTCACCCAAGAAGTATGAATACTTATTATGATTTAAATGATGAACAAATGAAAAATTATATTGATATATTTTTAAAAAGAGTAAAAGAAGAAGTAGATGACTTTAATCCTGATATAATTCATGCTCAACATTTATGGATTGCACCTTTTGCTGCTTCCAAAACAAAAGTACCTTATGTTGTAACAGCACATGGTACAGATTTGAAAGGATTTAAAAAAGATAGTAGATATCATAAATATGCTTTAGAAGGGGCAAGAAATGCATCTAAAATAATAACTATATCAAAACAAGTTGATAGTGAAGTTAAGTCTTTATATGGAGTAAATGATGAAGATACTGAAATAGTTATGAATGGATATGATGAAGAATTATTTAAACCAATGAATTTAGATAGAAAGAAAATTTTAAATAATTTTGGAGTAAATACAAGTCCTGATTATATAGTATCCTTTGCAGGAAAACTTACACATTTTAAAGGAGTAGATGTTTTAGTAAAAGCAGCTAAAACTTATAATAATAGCATAGAGGGTAAAACTGTTGCTACATTAATTGCAGGAAATGGAGAACTTTACTCAGAGCTAGTAGAATTAAAAGATAGATTAAGCATTAAAAATCTTTTCTTTTTAGGTCATGTAAGTCAAAAAAAATTAGTGGATTTATATAATATTGCAGATGTAAGTACAGTACCTTCTAGGGTAGAGCCTTTTGGACTTGTTGCAATAGAAGCACTTGGTTGTGGAACTCCTGTAGTAGTTACAAACCAAGGGGGACTTGTAGATTTTATAAATGATGATGTAGGAACTCTTATAGATGTAGATGATGATATGGAACTTGCATCTGCTATAAAAAATGAACTTACTAGAAATGATAAAGAAGAAAGAAGTAAAAGATGCTATAAATATGCTAAGGAAAACTTCTCATGGAAAAACACTTTAGATAATCTAGAAAAAATTTATGGAGGGGTTAAGAAATGA
- a CDS encoding DUF3221 domain-containing protein: protein MKKLIFTLLILYTILFFVGCTEEMKNEAIGIRGEIEKIEANNTSSYTIYVEGKKESDTEYDKASVYVDSNTTIYDGTKKVNIEDLEEGLMVEIIFEGGVRESYPVQADAKKIYILDEKI, encoded by the coding sequence ATGAAAAAATTAATTTTTACTTTATTAATACTTTATACCATATTATTCTTTGTAGGTTGTACAGAAGAAATGAAAAATGAAGCTATAGGTATAAGAGGAGAAATAGAAAAAATAGAAGCTAATAATACTTCTTCCTATACTATTTATGTGGAAGGAAAAAAAGAATCTGACACAGAATATGATAAAGCATCTGTTTATGTAGACAGTAACACAACAATTTATGATGGAACTAAAAAAGTTAATATAGAAGATTTAGAAGAAGGTCTGATGGTTGAGATAATATTTGAAGGTGGAGTAAGAGAGTCATATCCAGTTCAGGCAGATGCTAAAAAAATTTACATATTAGATGAAAAAATATAA
- a CDS encoding GNAT family N-acetyltransferase, which produces MREVLLKSNNKLLIRETIKEDAEKLINYIQEISAQSDFLTFGRGEFNISVEEEEKMLENILASNNSLNIIAIIDNKIVGNLTFRGGHRPRIKHTGEFGVSVLKEYWCIGIGKELVKHLITWAEDGDIIKKINLRVREDNTKAIELYKKLGFKKEGIITRDLYLNGKYYSSIQMGLELD; this is translated from the coding sequence ATGAGAGAAGTATTACTTAAAAGCAACAATAAACTTCTAATTAGAGAGACTATAAAAGAGGATGCAGAAAAATTAATAAATTATATACAGGAAATTTCTGCTCAATCTGACTTTCTTACATTTGGTAGGGGAGAATTTAATATTTCTGTTGAAGAAGAAGAAAAAATGTTAGAAAATATTTTGGCTTCAAATAATAGTCTAAATATAATAGCAATAATAGATAATAAAATAGTTGGAAATTTGACCTTTAGAGGTGGGCATAGACCAAGGATTAAGCATACTGGAGAATTTGGAGTAAGTGTATTAAAAGAATATTGGTGCATAGGTATAGGGAAAGAACTAGTAAAGCATTTGATAACTTGGGCAGAAGATGGGGATATAATTAAAAAAATAAATTTACGAGTTAGAGAAGATAATACAAAAGCTATAGAATTGTATAAAAAACTAGGATTTAAAAAAGAAGGTATAATAACAAGAGATTTATATTTAAATGGAAAATACTATAGTTCAATACAAATGGGGTTGGAATTAGATTAA
- a CDS encoding class I SAM-dependent methyltransferase, translating into MENRNWSEKIQSIYSLDTSRDLRFTENKMEEIIEFIRIKNAKDILEVGCGTGTFTRKIRRYLPKDIKITGLDMDHNFINYCRRNAEKEKLSNIQYIEGDALSLPFNNNTFDACTSHTVIEHVPNKKFLEEQYRVCKEGGYVSILNIRPELALTSKDNITLTTREKVLMKKIGLYTKKVKDELKVGKYFDNPQNILRLFEKVGFKEIHLDTLNYVSCTDDARNSYKRKRLIIESEHESILEFINMSIGAKESILNVKEKDELMGLISERYVKRINMLDENKRLWDFNISPMIIISGQK; encoded by the coding sequence ATGGAAAATAGGAATTGGTCTGAGAAAATACAAAGTATATATAGTTTAGATACTAGTAGAGATTTAAGGTTTACAGAAAATAAAATGGAAGAGATAATTGAATTTATTAGAATTAAAAATGCAAAGGATATATTAGAGGTTGGATGTGGAACTGGTACTTTTACTAGAAAGATTAGGAGATATTTACCTAAAGATATAAAAATAACTGGTTTAGACATGGATCATAACTTTATAAATTATTGCAGAAGGAACGCTGAAAAAGAAAAATTAAGTAATATTCAGTATATTGAAGGAGATGCATTATCATTACCTTTTAATAATAATACTTTTGATGCGTGTACATCTCATACTGTAATAGAACATGTACCAAACAAGAAATTCTTGGAAGAACAATATAGAGTATGTAAAGAAGGTGGATATGTATCTATATTAAATATTAGACCAGAGTTAGCCTTAACGAGTAAAGATAATATTACACTAACTACTAGGGAAAAAGTTCTCATGAAGAAAATAGGTCTATATACAAAAAAAGTAAAAGATGAATTAAAGGTAGGAAAATATTTTGATAACCCTCAAAATATATTAAGATTATTTGAAAAAGTTGGGTTTAAAGAAATACATTTAGATACGCTTAATTATGTTAGTTGTACGGATGATGCTAGAAATTCTTATAAAAGAAAAAGACTAATAATAGAATCAGAACATGAGAGTATATTGGAGTTTATAAATATGAGTATAGGTGCAAAAGAAAGTATATTAAATGTTAAAGAGAAAGATGAATTAATGGGATTAATTAGTGAAAGATATGTTAAAAGAATAAATATGTTAGATGAAAATAAAAGACTTTGGGATTTTAATATATCTCCCATGATAATTATTAGTGGACAAAAATGA
- a CDS encoding GNAT family N-acetyltransferase, with product MLNHKGTIVLETERLILRPFKEEDAEKMYSGWATDTDVTRYVTWAPHESIEETKKLIKIWMEENKSIENYHWIIEFKANKNIIGTIGLLGVDNKNENSEIGYCIRKDYWNKGITTEASKVVLKYALNEVGFIRVTGRHDIENPASGKVMEKCGFKYEGTLRKIIKNSRGQFADCKYYSVLKGEVI from the coding sequence ATGCTAAATCATAAAGGAACCATAGTTTTAGAAACTGAAAGGTTAATATTAAGACCATTTAAAGAAGAAGATGCGGAAAAAATGTATAGTGGATGGGCAACAGACACTGATGTTACAAGATATGTAACATGGGCACCACATGAATCAATAGAAGAAACTAAAAAGCTAATAAAAATATGGATGGAAGAAAATAAAAGTATAGAAAATTATCATTGGATTATAGAGTTTAAAGCTAATAAAAATATAATAGGAACAATTGGACTTTTAGGAGTAGACAATAAAAATGAAAATAGTGAAATAGGGTATTGTATAAGGAAAGATTATTGGAATAAAGGCATAACAACAGAAGCATCTAAAGTAGTATTAAAGTATGCTTTAAATGAAGTAGGATTTATTCGTGTGACAGGAAGACATGATATAGAAAATCCAGCTTCAGGGAAAGTTATGGAAAAGTGTGGGTTTAAATATGAAGGTACACTTAGAAAGATAATTAAAAATTCAAGAGGTCAATTTGCAGATTGTAAGTATTATTCTGTACTTAAAGGTGAAGTTATTTAA
- a CDS encoding THUMP domain-containing class I SAM-dependent RNA methyltransferase — protein sequence MNNIKLIATATFGLEAIVKREVESLGFKDIEVENGKVIFSAKLEDVPKANLWLRTADRVLLLVGEFKALSFEELFENTKKLPWGDLISKDGEFTVTGKSIKSKLYSVPDCQSIVKKAIVEKMKEKYRTDWFSETGAKYTVQVALLKDIATLTIDTSGVGLHKRGYRKEAMEAPLKETLAAALVQLSFWSHDRVLLDPFCGSGTIPIEAAMIGRNIAPGLNRKFASEDWDIIPNDSWKKERIEAFKSIKHDRDLKIYASDMDKKAIDIAKDNAFKAGVDDSIDFKVRRFSTINIKNKFGVIITNPPYGERLGDKKEVEELYKDMGKEFKNLRTWSKYIITSDENFEKLYGKKASKKRKLYNGRIKVDYYQYFGPKPKKD from the coding sequence ATGAACAATATTAAATTAATAGCAACAGCTACTTTTGGGCTTGAAGCTATAGTTAAAAGAGAAGTAGAAAGTTTAGGATTTAAAGATATAGAAGTAGAAAATGGTAAAGTTATATTTTCTGCAAAGCTAGAAGATGTTCCAAAAGCTAATTTATGGCTTAGAACTGCTGATAGAGTTTTATTATTAGTAGGAGAATTTAAAGCTTTATCATTTGAAGAGTTATTTGAAAACACTAAAAAACTTCCATGGGGAGATTTAATAAGTAAGGATGGAGAATTTACGGTAACAGGTAAATCAATAAAGTCAAAATTGTATAGTGTTCCTGATTGTCAATCAATTGTAAAAAAGGCAATAGTGGAAAAGATGAAAGAAAAGTATAGGACAGATTGGTTTAGTGAAACTGGTGCTAAATATACTGTTCAAGTAGCTCTTCTAAAAGATATAGCAACACTTACAATAGACACTTCTGGAGTTGGACTTCATAAAAGAGGATATAGAAAAGAAGCTATGGAAGCACCACTTAAAGAAACACTTGCAGCAGCACTTGTGCAGTTGAGTTTCTGGAGTCATGATAGAGTATTATTAGATCCATTTTGTGGTTCAGGTACAATCCCAATAGAAGCAGCAATGATAGGAAGAAATATTGCTCCAGGATTAAATAGAAAATTTGCATCAGAAGACTGGGATATAATTCCTAATGATTCTTGGAAAAAAGAAAGAATAGAAGCATTTAAGTCCATAAAACACGATAGAGACTTAAAAATATATGCATCAGATATGGATAAAAAAGCAATAGATATAGCAAAAGATAATGCTTTTAAGGCAGGAGTAGATGATTCAATTGATTTTAAAGTAAGAAGATTTTCTACAATAAATATAAAAAATAAATTTGGAGTAATCATAACTAATCCTCCATATGGTGAGAGACTAGGTGATAAAAAAGAAGTAGAAGAATTATATAAAGATATGGGGAAAGAATTTAAAAACCTAAGAACATGGTCAAAATATATAATAACTTCAGATGAAAATTTTGAAAAGCTTTATGGGAAAAAAGCTTCTAAAAAGAGAAAATTATATAATGGTAGAATAAAAGTAGATTATTATCAATACTTTGGACCAAAGCCTAAAAAAGATTAA
- a CDS encoding class II SORL domain-containing protein, giving the protein MKSLGNLLQTGDWKGEKHVPVIHIEDTINAGELTELKVSIGDEIAHPNTLEHHIKWFKIFFKPEDGKFPVEIYTANFDAHGESDIFDEPQVATYFKTNKSGTIHVVSYCNIHGLWENSKEVKVK; this is encoded by the coding sequence ATGAAAAGTTTAGGTAATTTATTACAAACAGGTGACTGGAAAGGTGAAAAACACGTACCAGTAATTCACATTGAAGATACTATTAATGCAGGTGAACTTACAGAGCTGAAAGTTTCTATTGGAGATGAAATTGCTCATCCAAATACTTTGGAACACCATATTAAGTGGTTTAAGATATTCTTCAAGCCAGAAGATGGAAAATTCCCAGTTGAAATTTATACAGCTAATTTTGATGCACATGGTGAATCTGATATATTTGATGAACCTCAAGTTGCAACATACTTTAAAACAAATAAATCAGGTACAATTCATGTAGTAAGTTATTGTAATATACATGGTTTATGGGAAAACAGCAAAGAAGTAAAAGTAAAATAA
- a CDS encoding DUF2089 domain-containing protein: protein MKKETLGTCPVCDKKLNITRLTCNSCGTTIEGEFTQCKFCRLTPKQKNFIEVFIKNRGNIKEIEKEMGISYPTVRNKLENVIRDLGYKPQITGQISKTEILKKLSDGEITAEQALNMINE from the coding sequence ATGAAAAAAGAAACTTTAGGTACATGTCCAGTTTGCGATAAAAAATTAAATATCACTCGACTTACATGTAATAGTTGTGGTACTACTATTGAAGGAGAATTTACTCAATGTAAATTTTGTAGATTAACTCCTAAGCAAAAAAACTTTATAGAAGTATTTATTAAAAACAGAGGTAATATTAAAGAAATAGAAAAAGAAATGGGTATATCTTATCCCACTGTAAGAAACAAATTAGAAAATGTCATCAGAGATTTAGGATATAAACCTCAAATAACTGGACAAATTAGTAAAACAGAAATATTAAAAAAATTATCTGATGGTGAAATAACAGCAGAACAAGCATTAAATATGATCAATGAATAA
- a CDS encoding DUF4097 family beta strand repeat-containing protein encodes MNEEKMMILRMLKEGKISEEEAAKLLDAIENKNETNNNSKSNFKSKHNKDWEKEFEEKINKLESSFNKFGEKFEEKFEKFGKDFSEGTGSFADKIMSTFNSFMDKDNLYNILGRYEIKEENIQLEINDIESPVLDIRSINGDININPWSKNYIYVEATCYLKKNKISTENKIMSLNKSDNNIILKPLFDSDIAVKLDISLPHMKYENIKINTTNGKIDILDLYSKNISAFTKNASISLSDINCDYSVDLSTKNSPIYLHDTKCNKATLSTKNAKVIVNDGEINTLNINTSNSYIRIEDSKLINVISKTSNGKIHLNNIDTDSIKTIRFITSNAGIYINLDKFENPYKIDANTTNSNIDLNLSNIVYDYNNKNQNIKAHKEGSIDNQVIFDLNTTNGKININ; translated from the coding sequence GTGAATGAAGAGAAAATGATGATTCTTAGAATGTTAAAAGAAGGTAAGATTTCTGAAGAAGAAGCTGCTAAACTTTTAGATGCAATTGAAAATAAAAATGAAACTAACAATAATTCAAAATCAAATTTTAAATCTAAACACAATAAAGATTGGGAAAAAGAATTTGAAGAAAAAATAAACAAACTAGAAAGTAGCTTTAATAAATTTGGTGAAAAATTTGAAGAAAAATTTGAGAAATTTGGAAAGGATTTTTCTGAAGGTACAGGGTCCTTTGCTGATAAAATAATGTCAACTTTTAATTCATTTATGGATAAAGATAATCTATATAATATATTAGGACGATATGAAATAAAAGAAGAAAATATACAATTAGAAATTAATGATATAGAAAGTCCAGTATTAGATATTAGAAGTATAAATGGAGATATAAATATAAATCCATGGAGTAAAAATTATATTTATGTAGAAGCTACTTGTTATTTGAAAAAAAATAAAATATCAACAGAAAATAAAATTATGAGTTTAAATAAATCAGATAATAATATAATATTAAAACCTTTATTTGATTCAGATATAGCAGTAAAATTAGATATATCATTACCTCATATGAAATATGAAAATATAAAAATAAACACTACTAATGGTAAAATAGATATATTAGATTTATACTCTAAAAACATTTCTGCATTTACTAAAAATGCTTCTATAAGTTTATCTGACATAAACTGTGATTATTCCGTTGATTTATCAACTAAAAATTCTCCTATTTATTTACACGACACAAAATGTAATAAGGCAACTTTATCTACAAAAAATGCTAAAGTTATAGTAAATGATGGAGAAATTAATACATTGAATATAAATACTTCAAACTCTTATATAAGAATTGAAGATTCTAAACTTATAAATGTAATAAGCAAAACATCTAATGGTAAAATTCATTTAAATAATATAGACACAGATTCCATAAAAACAATTAGATTTATCACTTCAAATGCAGGGATATACATTAATTTAGATAAATTTGAAAATCCCTATAAAATAGATGCAAATACCACTAATTCTAATATAGACTTGAATCTATCTAATATAGTCTATGATTACAATAATAAAAACCAAAATATAAAAGCTCACAAAGAAGGTTCTATTGACAATCAAGTGATATTTGACTTAAATACTACTAATGGTAAAATAAACATAAATTAA
- a CDS encoding DUF2164 domain-containing protein yields MDKKIKINKDKKLIMIGKIKDYFLKERGDDLGDLAAELVLDFFIEELAPDIYNTAIEDSYTYINDKLQDLFALQIVKRK; encoded by the coding sequence GTGGATAAAAAAATAAAAATTAATAAAGATAAAAAGTTAATAATGATAGGAAAAATCAAAGATTACTTTTTAAAAGAAAGAGGAGATGATTTAGGGGATTTAGCTGCTGAGTTAGTATTGGATTTTTTTATAGAAGAATTAGCTCCGGATATATACAATACAGCTATAGAAGATAGTTATACATATATAAATGATAAATTGCAGGATTTATTTGCACTTCAAATAGTAAAGAGGAAATAA
- the tyrS gene encoding tyrosine--tRNA ligase: MSNIYDILVERGFIEQATHEDEIRELLDKESVTFYVGFDPTGDSLHVGHFVQVMVMMHMQKAGHKPIALVGGGTAKIGDPSGRSDIRKMLTEEQLDKNVRGLTNQLSKYLDLDGQKGFAANNKDWLDNLKYIEFIRDIGKHFSVNRMLTAECFKSRLEKGLSFLEFNYMLMQSYDFLELNKRYGCKLEMGGNDQWSNIIAGVDLVRRKEQKQVYGLTFKLLTTSEGKKMGKTESGAVWVDPDKTSPFELYQYLRNIDDADVENTLAMLTFLPMEEVRRLGNLEGAEINKAKEILAFEFTKIVHGEEEAMKAQKAAKALFSGGNDMANIPSTEMEKAKFNDGIGLLALMTDLGLTSSNGEARRLVKQGGVSVNDEKITDFKKEITLDDFVDNKLLIKKGKKKYHQVIVK, translated from the coding sequence ATGAGTAATATATATGATATTTTAGTAGAACGTGGATTTATAGAACAAGCTACACATGAAGATGAAATAAGAGAATTATTAGACAAGGAATCTGTTACTTTTTACGTAGGATTTGATCCTACAGGAGATAGTCTTCATGTAGGTCACTTTGTTCAAGTTATGGTAATGATGCACATGCAAAAAGCAGGACATAAACCTATTGCACTAGTAGGTGGTGGAACTGCAAAAATAGGTGATCCATCAGGAAGATCAGATATAAGAAAGATGCTTACAGAAGAACAACTTGATAAAAACGTACGTGGTCTTACAAACCAATTGTCTAAATACTTAGATTTAGACGGACAAAAGGGATTTGCTGCAAATAATAAAGATTGGTTAGATAATTTAAAATATATTGAATTTATTAGAGATATTGGTAAACATTTTTCAGTAAATAGAATGCTTACAGCTGAATGTTTTAAATCAAGGCTTGAAAAAGGATTATCTTTTTTAGAGTTTAATTACATGCTTATGCAATCTTATGACTTTTTAGAATTAAATAAAAGATATGGTTGTAAACTTGAAATGGGCGGAAATGACCAATGGTCAAATATTATAGCTGGAGTAGATTTAGTAAGAAGAAAAGAACAAAAACAAGTTTATGGACTTACTTTTAAACTTCTCACTACTAGTGAAGGTAAAAAAATGGGTAAAACTGAATCAGGAGCAGTGTGGGTTGATCCTGATAAGACATCACCGTTTGAATTATACCAATATTTAAGAAATATAGATGATGCTGATGTAGAAAACACTTTAGCTATGCTTACATTCTTACCTATGGAAGAAGTAAGAAGACTTGGTAATCTTGAAGGTGCAGAAATAAATAAAGCAAAAGAAATACTAGCTTTTGAATTTACAAAAATAGTTCATGGAGAAGAAGAAGCTATGAAAGCTCAAAAAGCAGCTAAAGCATTATTCTCTGGTGGAAATGATATGGCAAATATTCCATCTACAGAAATGGAAAAGGCTAAGTTTAATGATGGAATAGGACTTCTTGCTCTTATGACAGATTTAGGACTTACCTCTTCAAATGGTGAAGCAAGACGTCTTGTTAAACAAGGTGGAGTTTCTGTTAATGATGAAAAAATAACTGATTTTAAAAAAGAAATTACACTTGATGATTTTGTAGATAATAAATTATTAATTAAAAAAGGTAAGAAAAAATATCATCAAGTTATAGTAAAATAA
- a CDS encoding DUF4179 domain-containing protein — protein sequence MDCEKCKQNIVDYIHGETQDNEEVKKHLEICEECKLEYENLKETIGYLKTNSQKINTNKELNLNKNIKKNKIRSVRRTGLIAIFLSIFLVATVFAAEKLGFLDWWKDSSKIQTNAWEELIENGVGQKLDISTEDNGVKITAKGIIADEINTLVLLEIENLNEDRRLTPSYNAIFKNPTHVPWPVIVEGDIENFYEDTSPFVNITNIYTEDKNKLNILVNTNTMTKDKGKFTLNIDTLETMINESEEDIKYVEGNWTLEIEGEKIPSKIYEVGKEINLDGNEVIIDKVVIAPTTTQIDYRFKVENEKVRYNLDSIDFSMEYKGERFANSPISYDKYSDYTADDEGYTNRKYHLYPLYLKDPKEVTLNIDTKRYSTRGERYYDIDWGNLPEKIEYNNSELTVKSIDIGEEKTEIIIEEDNSKDRKYLKSNITFRKSNNLENEEYDRPYMHSGDYLLRGEYTKYEVENINTDESEDKLKGFENNKEYVYAEEQKFIIRKNDFEEAGIPELYKKKYIIPEYLVIHSQEYIDFPDKKVDIKLK from the coding sequence ATGGATTGTGAAAAATGCAAACAAAATATTGTTGACTATATACATGGAGAAACTCAAGACAATGAGGAAGTAAAAAAACATTTAGAAATTTGTGAAGAATGTAAGTTAGAATATGAAAATTTAAAAGAAACAATAGGTTATTTAAAAACTAATAGCCAAAAAATAAATACTAATAAAGAATTAAATTTAAATAAAAATATAAAAAAGAATAAAATAAGAAGTGTTAGGAGAACTGGACTTATAGCAATATTTCTTTCAATATTTTTAGTAGCTACAGTATTTGCAGCTGAGAAATTAGGTTTCTTAGATTGGTGGAAAGATAGTAGTAAAATACAAACTAATGCATGGGAAGAATTAATAGAAAATGGTGTCGGACAAAAATTAGATATAAGCACAGAAGACAATGGTGTAAAGATAACAGCAAAAGGAATAATAGCAGATGAAATAAATACTTTGGTACTATTAGAAATAGAAAATTTAAATGAAGATAGAAGGTTAACACCATCATATAATGCTATATTTAAAAATCCTACTCACGTTCCTTGGCCTGTAATAGTAGAAGGGGATATAGAAAATTTTTATGAAGATACATCTCCATTCGTGAATATCACAAATATTTATACTGAAGATAAAAATAAGCTAAACATATTAGTAAATACTAATACTATGACCAAAGACAAAGGAAAATTCACACTAAATATAGATACACTAGAAACTATGATAAATGAAAGTGAAGAAGATATTAAATATGTAGAAGGAAACTGGACATTAGAAATAGAAGGAGAAAAAATTCCTTCAAAGATTTATGAAGTAGGGAAGGAAATAAATTTAGATGGAAATGAAGTGATAATTGATAAAGTAGTTATAGCACCAACAACCACTCAAATAGATTATAGATTTAAGGTAGAAAATGAAAAAGTAAGATATAACTTAGATTCAATTGATTTTTCCATGGAATATAAGGGAGAAAGATTTGCTAATTCACCTATAAGTTACGATAAATATTCAGATTACACAGCAGATGATGAAGGATATACTAATAGAAAATATCATCTATATCCTTTATATTTAAAAGATCCAAAAGAAGTTACTTTAAATATAGATACAAAAAGATATTCTACTAGAGGAGAAAGGTATTATGATATAGATTGGGGTAATTTACCTGAAAAAATAGAGTATAATAATAGTGAATTAACAGTTAAAAGTATAGATATAGGAGAAGAAAAAACAGAAATAATAATAGAAGAAGATAATAGTAAGGATAGGAAATATTTAAAATCAAATATAACTTTTAGAAAATCAAATAATTTAGAGAATGAAGAATATGATAGACCTTATATGCATAGTGGTGATTATCTTTTGAGAGGTGAATATACAAAATATGAAGTTGAAAATATTAATACAGATGAAAGTGAAGATAAATTAAAAGGATTTGAGAATAATAAGGAATATGTCTACGCAGAAGAACAAAAATTCATTATAAGAAAAAATGACTTTGAAGAAGCTGGAATCCCTGAATTATATAAAAAGAAATATATAATTCCCGAGTATTTAGTGATTCATAGCCAAGAATATATTGATTTTCCCGATAAAAAAGTAGATATAAAACTAAAATAA
- a CDS encoding RNA polymerase sigma factor: protein MIDINELEIKVLIKNIKKGKLVVLNEWIENRKEKLYKIAWSYLYNHEDVEDVFQDTIIKVYENIKKLHKKKYFETWFIRILINECKMKLRKRKKEILKEKISYEKYHEDNYNLYEEINKLQDKFKEVIVLKYISEYTQEEISEILDVPIGTVKSRIYRGLKELRKLMQEV from the coding sequence GTGATTGATATCAATGAGTTAGAAATTAAAGTGTTAATAAAAAACATAAAAAAAGGTAAATTGGTAGTTTTAAATGAATGGATAGAAAATAGAAAAGAGAAATTATATAAAATTGCTTGGTCTTATTTATATAATCATGAAGATGTAGAAGATGTATTTCAAGATACAATAATAAAAGTATACGAAAATATAAAAAAGTTACATAAGAAAAAATACTTTGAAACTTGGTTTATAAGAATCCTTATAAATGAATGTAAAATGAAACTTAGAAAGAGAAAAAAAGAAATCTTAAAGGAAAAAATAAGTTATGAGAAATATCATGAAGATAATTATAATCTTTATGAAGAAATTAATAAATTACAAGATAAATTTAAAGAAGTTATAGTTCTTAAATATATTTCAGAATACACTCAAGAAGAAATAAGTGAAATATTAGATGTTCCTATAGGTACTGTAAAATCTAGAATATATAGAGGGTTAAAAGAACTTAGAAAATTAATGCAGGAGGTGTAA